One segment of Anaerolineae bacterium DNA contains the following:
- a CDS encoding four helix bundle protein yields MAAAATIHRLLSELPREETYGLRAQLARAAVSLPANIAEGQARHGTRECLHFPGDARGSLAELEALTMLRLSFGFPSEGAAQCALNHCEEVSQLLIGLARALRR; encoded by the coding sequence ATGGCTGCAGCCGCGACGATCCATCGCCTCCTCTCCGAGCTGCCCAGAGAAGAGACCTACGGTCTGCGGGCGCAGTTGGCCCGAGCAGCGGTGTCGCTCCCGGCCAACATCGCCGAGGGCCAGGCACGACACGGGACACGGGAATGCCTGCACTTTCCGGGCGATGCCCGTGGTTCTCTCGCCGAACTGGAGGCGCTCACGATGCTGCGCCTGAGCTTCGGCTTCCCCTCGGAGGGAGCCGCTCAATGCGCGCTGAACCACTGCGAAGAGGTCAGCCAACTGCTGATAGGACTGGCCAGAGCGTTACGTCGCTGA
- the purQ gene encoding phosphoribosylformylglycinamidine synthase I, producing MKPRVLILVASGTNRDRDAVVACREAGGEPEVVHINQLRQGERRLGDYQMLLLPGGFSYGDDLGAGRVLATDLLYSLGGRVLGAGLSQELGEGLSSFAQSGRPILGICNGFQALVKAGLLPGPAGRQLATLATNASNRFECRWVYLRPNPASPCIFTQGLEALVYCPVAHGEGRFIPLDEEVRHRLHREGLVALTYSNERGEPVGYPGNPNGSVDGIAGICNSRGNVFGLMPHPEDHVFGQQHPRWTRGEAGGSGLPLFVNGIRYAAQF from the coding sequence ATGAAGCCTCGCGTGCTCATTCTGGTGGCCTCCGGCACCAATCGCGACCGCGATGCCGTCGTGGCCTGCCGTGAAGCCGGAGGGGAACCCGAGGTGGTGCACATCAATCAGCTTCGCCAGGGCGAGCGACGCCTGGGCGACTACCAGATGCTGCTGCTCCCGGGTGGCTTCTCTTACGGCGACGACCTGGGCGCCGGGCGTGTCCTAGCCACCGACCTGCTCTATTCCCTGGGAGGACGCGTGCTTGGGGCTGGGCTAAGCCAAGAGCTGGGCGAGGGCTTGAGCTCCTTCGCCCAGTCGGGCAGACCCATCTTGGGCATCTGCAACGGGTTCCAGGCTCTGGTGAAAGCCGGGCTGCTTCCAGGGCCGGCCGGACGACAACTCGCCACCCTGGCCACCAACGCCTCCAACCGATTCGAGTGCCGCTGGGTCTACCTCCGACCCAACCCGGCTAGTCCCTGCATCTTTACCCAGGGCCTCGAGGCATTGGTGTACTGCCCGGTCGCCCACGGGGAGGGACGTTTCATCCCTCTCGACGAGGAAGTGCGTCACCGGTTGCATCGGGAGGGTTTGGTCGCGCTCACCTACAGCAACGAGCGGGGCGAGCCGGTGGGCTACCCCGGTAACCCCAACGGCTCTGTGGATGGGATCGCCGGGATCTGCAACTCGCGGGGCAACGTATTCGGGCTCATGCCTCATCCGGAAGACCATGTATTTGGGCAACAGCACCCACGCTGGACTCGCGGGGAGGCTGGCGGCAGTGGCTTGCCTCTCTTCGTCAATGGCATCCGCTACGCCGCGCAGTTCTAG
- the nadB gene encoding L-aspartate oxidase: MTDVLIIGSGIAGGSAALRLAEMGGAKVTIVSAASDPREANTYYAQGGIIGRGPADSAGLLAEDLYRAGAGINNPEAVELLIHEGPRLVEQFLHQKLGVPFDTGPDNGLEYLREAAHSTERILHVEDSTGRAIEEKLVDALSSQPNITLLSEHTAVDLLTLSHHSLNPLHAYQPLTCVGAYVFDQRRGEIITILAKKTILATGGVGQIYLHTTNPPIARGDGVAMAARAGARILHAQFIQFHPTAFYYQGKAQFLVSETVRGAGARLVNQKGEAFMERYAPEWKDLAPRDVVARSIHYEMLATGASHVYLDLRSHLSADQIRARFPYIYENALQYGVDITQELIPVVPAAHYFIGGVWVDSEGRSSIRNLYAAGEVSCTGVHGANRLGSASLLEGLVWGHRAAEDALRSLDGLPVQPEDIPPWEDPGLVERVDPALIAQDLTTIKYIMWNYVGLVRSQRRLERAMDDLTQLRSEISRFYRRARLSDSLIGLRNSVETAILVASAAWEDRRSVGAHYRED; this comes from the coding sequence ATCACCGACGTTCTCATAATCGGCAGCGGTATCGCCGGCGGTAGCGCCGCCCTGCGTTTGGCCGAGATGGGGGGAGCGAAGGTCACGATCGTTTCTGCCGCCAGCGACCCCCGTGAAGCCAACACTTACTACGCCCAGGGCGGCATCATAGGGCGCGGGCCGGCCGACTCCGCTGGGCTGCTGGCCGAGGACCTCTACCGGGCAGGCGCCGGCATCAACAATCCAGAAGCGGTGGAGCTCCTGATACACGAGGGCCCCCGACTGGTGGAGCAGTTCCTGCATCAGAAGCTGGGAGTGCCTTTCGACACCGGTCCCGACAACGGCCTGGAGTATCTTCGCGAGGCCGCCCATTCGACCGAGCGCATCCTCCACGTGGAGGACTCCACCGGCCGCGCCATCGAGGAGAAGCTCGTAGACGCCCTCTCCTCGCAGCCCAACATCACCCTCCTGTCCGAGCACACGGCGGTGGACCTGCTCACCCTGTCTCACCACTCGCTCAACCCTCTCCATGCCTACCAGCCGCTGACCTGTGTCGGCGCCTACGTGTTCGACCAGCGGCGGGGAGAGATCATCACCATCCTGGCTAAGAAGACCATCCTAGCCACTGGCGGCGTGGGCCAGATCTACCTTCACACCACCAATCCGCCCATCGCTCGGGGCGACGGCGTGGCGATGGCGGCTCGGGCTGGGGCTCGCATCCTCCATGCCCAGTTCATCCAGTTCCACCCTACTGCCTTCTACTACCAGGGCAAAGCCCAGTTCCTGGTCTCCGAGACGGTCCGAGGCGCCGGGGCTCGCCTGGTAAACCAGAAGGGCGAGGCCTTCATGGAGCGGTACGCTCCCGAGTGGAAGGACCTCGCCCCGCGCGACGTGGTGGCCCGCAGCATCCACTACGAGATGCTGGCCACCGGTGCCTCGCACGTGTACCTGGACCTCAGGTCGCACCTGTCGGCAGATCAGATCCGGGCCCGGTTTCCGTACATCTATGAGAATGCCCTCCAGTACGGCGTGGACATCACCCAAGAGCTCATACCGGTCGTCCCTGCCGCTCACTACTTCATCGGCGGCGTCTGGGTGGACTCGGAAGGCCGGAGCAGCATCCGCAACCTCTACGCCGCCGGCGAGGTCTCCTGCACCGGGGTGCATGGCGCCAACCGCCTTGGCAGCGCCTCGCTGCTCGAGGGGCTGGTCTGGGGGCATCGCGCTGCCGAAGATGCCCTGCGCAGCCTCGACGGCTTACCGGTACAGCCCGAAGACATACCCCCCTGGGAGGATCCTGGGCTGGTGGAACGGGTGGACCCGGCTCTCATCGCCCAAGACCTGACCACCATCAAGTACATCATGTGGAACTATGTGGGGTTGGTACGCAGCCAGAGGCGGCTGGAGCGGGCCATGGACGATCTGACCCAGCTCCGCTCCGAGATCAGCCGCTTCTACCGACGCGCCCGTCTGAGTGACAGCCTCATTGGGCTGCGCAACAGCGTCGAGACAGCGATCCTGGTGGCTTCCGCCGCCTGGGAAGACCGCCGCAGCGTCGGCGCCCATTACCGCGAGGACTGA
- the nadA gene encoding quinolinate synthase NadA, producing the protein MSVHTVRPLDTPREYRALDVEEVRGRAWTARRALGPSAVVLAHHYQTDEIMEFADFRGDSLELSRIAAGHDAPYIVFCGVDFMAESAAILCSPDQTVILPAGDAPCPMAGMADLGGLEFAWNRLEDIWGKGSLVPLVYQNSSAAVKAFCGRNGGAVCTSSNAQAAIRWGLSEGRRVLFAPDRYLATNSGLALGYSQDQIAIWNRSDDVLEAEDPDRVVLVAWDGYCSVHRRFQVEDVERVRRDHPGVQVVVHPECTPEVVQASDAAGSTAYIVRYVEEAEPGAVIAVGTELHLVLRLDKEHPDRTVLPLRRSGCVAMARTDIYNLCFSLEHLAVGDPVNVTTVPPNVAADARRALERMLEMR; encoded by the coding sequence ATGTCAGTGCACACAGTGCGTCCGCTAGACACACCGCGCGAATACCGCGCGCTGGACGTCGAGGAGGTGCGCGGCCGCGCCTGGACCGCCCGTCGAGCCCTGGGGCCCAGCGCGGTTGTGTTGGCGCACCACTATCAGACCGATGAGATAATGGAGTTCGCGGACTTCCGGGGCGACTCGCTGGAGCTCTCCCGCATTGCCGCCGGCCACGACGCCCCCTACATCGTATTCTGTGGGGTGGACTTCATGGCGGAGAGCGCCGCCATCCTCTGCAGCCCCGATCAGACAGTCATCCTGCCGGCTGGCGATGCCCCCTGTCCCATGGCGGGCATGGCCGACCTCGGAGGCCTTGAGTTCGCCTGGAATCGCCTTGAGGACATCTGGGGCAAGGGCAGCTTGGTCCCTCTGGTGTACCAGAACTCCAGCGCAGCTGTGAAGGCCTTCTGCGGCCGCAATGGAGGTGCCGTCTGCACCTCGTCCAACGCTCAGGCCGCCATCCGCTGGGGCCTAAGCGAAGGGCGCCGGGTGCTATTCGCCCCTGACCGATACCTGGCCACCAACTCAGGGCTGGCCCTAGGCTACTCTCAAGACCAGATCGCTATCTGGAACCGCTCCGACGACGTCTTGGAGGCAGAGGACCCCGACCGTGTCGTCCTGGTGGCCTGGGATGGTTATTGCAGCGTCCACCGTCGGTTCCAGGTGGAGGACGTGGAGCGGGTGAGAAGGGACCACCCGGGGGTGCAGGTGGTGGTGCACCCGGAATGCACCCCTGAAGTGGTGCAGGCATCGGACGCCGCCGGCTCCACCGCCTACATAGTGCGCTACGTGGAGGAGGCAGAGCCCGGTGCCGTCATCGCCGTGGGCACCGAGCTGCACCTTGTCCTCCGACTGGACAAAGAGCACCCCGACAGGACGGTGCTCCCCCTGCGACGGTCGGGCTGCGTGGCCATGGCCCGCACCGACATATACAACCTCTGCTTCTCGCTGGAACACCTGGCCGTCGGCGATCCGGTGAACGTGACTACGGTCCCACCCAACGTAGCTGCTGATGCCAGGCGAGCGCTGGAGCGGATGCTGGAGATGCGGTGA
- the nadC gene encoding carboxylating nicotinate-nucleotide diphosphorylase, producing MSTQHRSALEHAVRLALAEDIGPGDYTSIWTLPASSRSRAVFVAKEEGVVAGLEAAEMVFALTDPDCRCAFWVNDGNRVSAGQEFGEVDGPTRAVLAAERTALNFLQRASGIATATRAYVDAVRGTGAVILDTRKTAPGLRHLDKAAVVAGGGRNHRFGLFDMVLIKDNHIAAAGGVTAAVQAVNEHNTLGLPVEVEVTTLEQLQEALSLGVDRILLDNMPVPIMEQAVRLAGGRVPLEASGGVTLESVAAIAATGVDFISVGALTHSVKALDISLDIVESSPSPS from the coding sequence ATGTCAACCCAGCACCGATCGGCCCTTGAGCATGCCGTACGCCTCGCCCTGGCCGAGGACATCGGCCCGGGGGACTACACCAGCATCTGGACTCTGCCCGCGAGTAGCCGTTCGCGGGCCGTCTTTGTGGCCAAGGAAGAGGGAGTAGTCGCGGGCCTTGAGGCAGCCGAGATGGTCTTCGCCCTCACCGATCCTGACTGCCGCTGCGCTTTCTGGGTCAACGATGGCAACCGCGTTTCGGCGGGGCAGGAGTTCGGAGAGGTGGACGGGCCGACGCGGGCGGTGCTGGCCGCCGAGCGGACGGCACTGAATTTCCTCCAGCGCGCTTCCGGCATCGCCACGGCCACTCGCGCCTATGTGGATGCCGTCCGGGGCACGGGTGCCGTCATTCTGGACACGCGCAAGACGGCCCCTGGCTTGCGGCATCTAGACAAGGCGGCCGTGGTCGCCGGTGGCGGGCGGAACCATCGGTTCGGCCTCTTCGACATGGTACTGATCAAGGACAACCATATCGCCGCTGCCGGAGGGGTGACCGCGGCCGTGCAGGCAGTCAATGAGCACAATACCCTGGGACTGCCCGTCGAGGTGGAGGTCACCACTCTCGAGCAGTTGCAGGAGGCCCTGAGCCTCGGCGTGGATCGGATACTGCTGGACAACATGCCGGTGCCTATCATGGAACAGGCGGTGCGGCTGGCCGGTGGCCGCGTCCCGCTCGAGGCATCCGGCGGTGTGACTCTGGAAAGCGTGGCCGCGATCGCAGCCACCGGCGTGGATTTCATCTCGGTGGGCGCCTTGACTCATTCGGTGAAGGCGCTCGATATTAGCCTGGACATAGTGGAGAGCAGCCCATCTCCGTCCTGA
- the purL gene encoding phosphoribosylformylglycinamidine synthase subunit PurL, giving the protein MDLRPELEDWRGRALLPDVAALGIQGVESIRVSDLYFLAGDLDLAAAERVSAELLCDPVIAACSVIPAEETTGEPRVGDAWQVEVCLLPGVTDAEAESLLMAAARIGISGLSRAATATRYAISGAITEPQVRALVERLLCNPVIQRYALGSILPDLDPATRGAGDRVQSVPLAGLGDDELLALSRDRVLFLSLEEMHAIRDYFDAEGRAPTDVELETLAQTWSEHCGHKTFRAIIDYEEVTAEGRKSERIESLLQTYLASATRRIAKPWVRSAFIDNAGIVDFDQDNEVSFKVETHNHPSALEPFGGANTGVGGVVRDVIGVSARPIANTDVLCFGYQDRAFEDLPEGVLHPRRIFSGVVAGIEDYGNKMGIPTVNGAILFDDGYLANPLVYCGCVGIAPKGLHPRRVVPGDAVVMMGGRIGRDGLHGATFSSAELAHDTGETVGSVVQIGNPITEKKMLEAIMQARDRRLYHAITDCGAGGLSSAVGEMGEETGVSVELAHAPLKYPGLDPWEIWLSEAQERMVLAVPPENIPALEAICRQLDVEMTVIGHFTDDRRLRVHYRGKVVADLDMGFLHDGLPRRHLRGVWQQPIVRGDPPTAPSDLNGVLLQLLRCPNIASKEGAIRRYDHEVQAATVLKPLVGVLDGPSDATVLRPTYASDCWKGIALGCGINPRYSALDPYAMAVSVIDEAIRNVVCVGADPDQIALLDNFCWGNPNLPDRLGDLVRAAKGCYDGALAFGAPFISGKDSLNNEYTDGTTGRRISIPPTLLISSLGIVPDVRRAVTMDLKQPGNRLYLLGRTRNELGGSHYGLVLGQDWGGPPQAAPQGLELARALHRCLRMGLVRSCHDCAEGGLAVAAAEMCIAGNLGLELELKGIALDDDVKRTDLALFAESNSRYLVEVAPEASLAFEAQLADLPFALVGTVTARPFLTVTGLAGELALEASVADLLRAWSDQSYVNPAPIGP; this is encoded by the coding sequence GTGGACCTCAGGCCCGAGTTGGAGGATTGGCGCGGTCGAGCCCTGCTGCCGGACGTCGCCGCCCTCGGCATCCAGGGCGTGGAGAGCATCCGGGTATCGGACCTGTACTTTCTGGCCGGCGACCTCGACCTCGCTGCTGCCGAGCGCGTCTCCGCCGAGCTGCTGTGCGATCCCGTCATCGCCGCCTGCTCCGTGATCCCTGCGGAAGAGACCACCGGCGAGCCCCGGGTTGGAGACGCCTGGCAGGTAGAGGTCTGCCTGCTGCCGGGCGTCACCGATGCTGAGGCCGAAAGCCTGCTCATGGCTGCCGCCCGCATCGGCATCTCGGGCCTGAGCCGTGCCGCTACTGCCACCCGCTATGCGATATCGGGGGCAATCACGGAACCCCAGGTCCGAGCCCTGGTAGAGCGTCTCCTCTGCAACCCGGTCATCCAGCGCTACGCCCTAGGATCCATCCTTCCCGACCTGGACCCGGCGACGCGGGGAGCGGGCGATCGGGTGCAGTCGGTGCCCCTTGCCGGGCTGGGGGACGACGAGCTCCTGGCCCTGAGCCGGGATCGAGTGCTGTTCCTCAGCCTAGAAGAGATGCACGCGATCCGGGACTACTTCGATGCTGAGGGCCGCGCTCCCACCGATGTCGAGCTAGAGACTCTGGCCCAGACCTGGTCCGAGCACTGCGGACACAAGACTTTCCGGGCCATCATAGACTACGAGGAGGTGACGGCAGAGGGGCGCAAGAGCGAGCGCATCGAGAGCCTGCTACAGACATACCTCGCCTCGGCCACGCGCAGGATTGCCAAGCCCTGGGTGCGGTCGGCCTTCATCGACAACGCTGGCATCGTGGACTTCGATCAGGATAACGAGGTCTCGTTCAAAGTCGAGACTCACAACCACCCCTCGGCCCTGGAGCCTTTCGGCGGAGCTAACACCGGCGTGGGCGGCGTGGTCCGCGACGTCATCGGGGTATCTGCCCGGCCCATCGCCAACACCGACGTTCTCTGCTTCGGGTATCAGGACCGGGCCTTCGAGGACCTGCCCGAAGGAGTCCTGCATCCTAGGCGCATCTTCAGCGGGGTAGTGGCCGGCATCGAGGACTACGGCAACAAGATGGGCATCCCCACCGTCAATGGCGCCATCCTGTTCGACGATGGCTATCTAGCCAACCCCCTGGTGTACTGCGGCTGCGTCGGCATCGCCCCCAAAGGGCTTCACCCTAGGCGGGTGGTGCCGGGTGACGCAGTCGTGATGATGGGGGGACGCATCGGCCGGGATGGGCTGCACGGCGCCACCTTCTCCTCCGCCGAGTTGGCTCACGACACGGGAGAGACAGTCGGGTCGGTGGTGCAGATCGGCAACCCGATCACCGAGAAGAAGATGCTCGAGGCCATCATGCAGGCCCGCGACCGGCGGCTTTACCACGCCATTACAGACTGCGGCGCCGGCGGTCTTTCCTCCGCTGTGGGGGAAATGGGCGAAGAGACGGGCGTGTCGGTGGAGCTAGCTCACGCCCCCCTCAAGTACCCGGGGCTGGACCCGTGGGAGATCTGGCTTTCCGAGGCTCAGGAGCGCATGGTCCTGGCTGTGCCCCCGGAGAACATCCCCGCCCTCGAGGCCATCTGCAGGCAACTGGACGTGGAGATGACCGTAATCGGCCACTTCACCGACGACCGGCGGCTGCGAGTTCATTATCGGGGTAAGGTAGTGGCGGACCTGGATATGGGCTTCCTCCACGATGGTCTGCCCCGTCGGCACCTGCGGGGCGTGTGGCAGCAGCCCATCGTCCGCGGCGATCCTCCCACCGCTCCCAGCGATCTGAATGGCGTGCTGCTGCAACTCCTGCGCTGCCCCAACATCGCCTCCAAAGAAGGGGCCATCCGTCGCTACGACCACGAGGTCCAGGCGGCCACCGTTCTGAAGCCCCTCGTGGGTGTGCTCGACGGGCCGTCCGACGCCACCGTGCTGCGCCCCACCTACGCCAGCGATTGCTGGAAGGGAATCGCCTTAGGCTGCGGCATCAACCCCCGTTACAGTGCCCTCGACCCGTACGCCATGGCGGTGTCGGTCATTGACGAGGCGATCCGGAACGTGGTGTGTGTGGGCGCTGACCCGGATCAGATCGCCCTCTTGGACAACTTCTGCTGGGGCAACCCTAACCTGCCCGACCGCCTCGGCGATCTCGTCCGGGCAGCCAAGGGCTGCTACGATGGTGCCCTGGCCTTTGGCGCCCCTTTCATCTCCGGCAAGGACAGCCTCAACAACGAGTACACCGACGGAACCACCGGCCGACGCATCTCCATACCCCCCACTTTGCTCATCTCCTCCCTTGGGATCGTGCCGGACGTGCGAAGGGCCGTCACCATGGACCTGAAGCAGCCCGGCAACCGCTTGTACCTCCTGGGCCGCACCCGCAATGAGCTGGGCGGCTCTCACTATGGTCTGGTGCTGGGCCAGGACTGGGGTGGGCCACCGCAGGCGGCTCCCCAGGGGCTGGAGTTGGCCCGTGCTCTACACCGCTGCCTGCGGATGGGGCTGGTCCGCTCCTGCCACGACTGTGCCGAGGGTGGTCTGGCGGTGGCGGCAGCTGAGATGTGCATTGCCGGAAACCTGGGCCTCGAGTTAGAATTGAAGGGTATAGCGTTGGACGATGACGTCAAGCGAACAGACCTCGCCCTCTTCGCCGAGAGCAACTCGCGCTACCTGGTAGAGGTGGCACCGGAGGCTTCCTTGGCCTTCGAGGCGCAGTTGGCAGACTTGCCCTTCGCTCTCGTAGGCACCGTGACTGCCCGCCCCTTCCTGACAGTCACAGGCCTGGCCGGGGAGCTTGCCCTGGAAGCCTCCGTCGCTGATCTTTTGCGTGCCTGGTCGGATCAGTCATATGTCAACCCAGCACCGATCGGCCCTTGA
- a CDS encoding glucose-1-phosphate thymidylyltransferase encodes MKALILSGGRGTRLRPITYTSAKQLVPVGNRPVLFRVIDAVVDAGITDLGIVVGDTAPEIQAAVGDGSRWGARVTYIHQSQPLGLAHAVKVARDFLGQSRFVMFLGDNVIQGGIRDLIRQFSESNWNAQVVLKRVPDPRQFGVAELADGRIVRLVEKPPNPPSDLALIGIYMFDHNILDSVENIKPSWRGELEITDAIQDLIDRGLAVYPHVHEGWWIDTGKMEDLLDANRLILDDLVPSVQGFVDSDSQLIGKVVIEQGAEIINSVIRGPAIIGEESRVINSYIGPFTSIYHHCEVRDSEIEHSIVMEGSRIDGVNQRIEDSVIGRNVEVTRSPLKPKAYKVTLGDNSRVGLIGK; translated from the coding sequence GTGAAAGCCCTCATCCTCAGTGGTGGCCGTGGGACGCGACTGCGTCCCATTACCTATACCAGCGCCAAGCAGTTGGTGCCCGTTGGCAATCGCCCAGTGCTCTTCCGGGTCATAGACGCCGTCGTGGACGCTGGCATCACCGACCTGGGCATCGTGGTGGGCGACACGGCCCCAGAGATCCAAGCGGCAGTGGGCGATGGCTCCCGCTGGGGCGCCCGCGTCACCTACATCCACCAGAGCCAACCCCTGGGCCTGGCCCATGCCGTCAAGGTGGCAAGAGACTTCCTGGGCCAGTCGCGTTTCGTCATGTTCCTGGGCGACAACGTCATCCAGGGTGGCATCCGCGATCTCATCCGTCAGTTCTCGGAGAGCAACTGGAATGCCCAGGTAGTCCTAAAGCGGGTGCCTGACCCACGTCAGTTCGGCGTCGCTGAGCTGGCCGATGGCCGCATCGTGAGACTGGTGGAGAAGCCGCCCAACCCACCTAGTGACCTGGCCCTGATCGGCATCTACATGTTCGACCACAACATCCTGGACTCGGTGGAGAACATCAAGCCCTCCTGGCGGGGCGAGTTGGAGATCACCGATGCCATCCAAGATCTGATCGACCGCGGCCTGGCAGTGTACCCCCACGTGCATGAGGGATGGTGGATAGATACCGGCAAGATGGAGGACCTCCTTGACGCCAACCGCCTCATCCTGGACGACCTTGTCCCCTCCGTCCAGGGCTTCGTGGACAGCGACTCCCAACTGATCGGCAAGGTCGTGATCGAGCAGGGGGCAGAAATCATCAATAGCGTCATTCGGGGCCCAGCCATCATTGGGGAGGAGTCGCGCGTGATCAACTCCTACATTGGCCCCTTCACCAGCATCTACCATCACTGCGAAGTCCGCGACAGCGAGATTGAGCACAGCATCGTTATGGAGGGCTCCCGCATAGACGGAGTGAACCAGCGCATCGAGGATAGCGTCATCGGCCGCAACGTCGAGGTCACTCGCTCTCCGCTCAAGCCCAAGGCCTATAAGGTGACTCTGGGCGATAACAGCCGCGTGGGGCTGATCGGCAAGTGA
- a CDS encoding CpsD/CapB family tyrosine-protein kinase: MDKPRSPELVMLNAPASPRAEAFRVLRARLDRAMPKGSSGTVLVTSPTEAENRHAVAANLALALAETGTTVVLADLDLHAPRLHDLLDLHDGPGVLQCLESGTPAETCLQPGPLPSLSVIGAGGGAEVPARLLGSPAMSRLLAELGSGRAVVLAGPPALPAADASLLSGMVDGVILVTTAYRTRRSAVRDALARLEGTGANLIGAVLDGFSGP; the protein is encoded by the coding sequence ATGGACAAGCCACGGTCGCCGGAACTGGTGATGCTGAATGCTCCCGCCTCTCCCCGCGCGGAGGCATTCCGGGTGCTGCGGGCCCGTCTCGACCGGGCGATGCCTAAGGGCTCCTCGGGCACGGTGCTGGTGACCTCACCCACGGAGGCCGAGAACAGGCATGCCGTGGCTGCCAACTTGGCCCTAGCTCTGGCCGAGACAGGAACCACCGTGGTTCTAGCCGACCTGGACCTGCACGCGCCGCGGCTGCACGACCTGCTCGACCTGCATGACGGACCGGGGGTGCTGCAGTGCCTCGAATCCGGAACGCCGGCCGAGACCTGCCTCCAGCCCGGCCCCCTTCCGTCGTTGTCGGTGATCGGCGCCGGAGGAGGAGCGGAGGTACCTGCCCGGCTTCTGGGGTCCCCGGCGATGTCGCGCCTGCTGGCCGAGCTTGGCTCGGGGCGAGCGGTGGTGCTGGCCGGCCCGCCGGCACTGCCGGCCGCGGACGCCAGTTTGCTCTCCGGGATGGTGGACGGCGTGATCTTGGTGACCACGGCCTACCGCACCCGCCGCTCTGCCGTTCGTGACGCGCTTGCGCGGCTTGAGGGTACAGGGGCCAACCTAATCGGGGCAGTCCTCGACGGCTTCAGCGGCCCGTAG
- a CDS encoding glucose 1-dehydrogenase: MNNVLESFRLDGRVACVTGAGQGLGEAMAIALAQAGADLVLVDLRRDTAQAVAQRIQDEGRQALVVQADVSDPDQVRRAREAAEERFGRVDILVNNAGISRRAPSMEMNPADWQAVIGVNLTGVFLCCQAFARGMVERGYGRIINTASMSALIVNRDVPQAPYYASKAGVVMLTKALAAEWAPHGVTVNAIAPGYMRTPLNEGFLADPVRAAQWTDATPMGRIGEPTDLAGAVVYLASPASAFVTGHTLVVDGGFTLW, from the coding sequence ATGAACAATGTGCTGGAGTCGTTCCGGCTGGACGGACGCGTCGCCTGCGTCACCGGAGCCGGTCAGGGGTTGGGGGAAGCCATGGCCATAGCTCTGGCCCAGGCCGGGGCCGACCTGGTCCTGGTCGACCTACGCCGGGACACGGCTCAGGCCGTGGCCCAGCGCATCCAGGACGAGGGCCGGCAGGCGCTGGTGGTCCAGGCGGACGTCTCCGATCCCGACCAGGTGCGCCGGGCCCGGGAGGCAGCCGAGGAGCGGTTCGGGCGGGTGGACATTCTGGTGAACAACGCCGGCATTAGCCGCCGCGCCCCCTCCATGGAGATGAACCCGGCCGACTGGCAGGCCGTGATCGGCGTGAACCTCACCGGCGTGTTCCTCTGCTGCCAGGCCTTCGCCCGGGGCATGGTTGAGCGCGGCTACGGCAGGATCATCAACACGGCTTCGATGTCGGCCCTGATCGTCAACCGCGACGTGCCCCAGGCACCCTACTACGCCTCCAAGGCAGGTGTCGTCATGCTCACCAAAGCCCTAGCCGCCGAGTGGGCCCCTCACGGCGTCACGGTCAACGCCATCGCCCCGGGCTACATGCGTACTCCCCTCAACGAGGGCTTTCTAGCCGATCCTGTCCGGGCGGCCCAATGGACAGACGCCACGCCAATGGGGCGCATCGGTGAGCCGACCGATCTGGCCGGCGCCGTGGTGTACCTGGCCTCGCCGGCCTCCGCCTTCGTCACTGGCCACACCTTGGTCGTGGATGGCGGCTTCACGCTGTGGTAG